The Chitinophaga flava genome has a segment encoding these proteins:
- a CDS encoding FAD binding domain-containing protein, translated as MNQFSYVRATTAKAAIDAISKDKNARFIAGGTNLLDLMKSGVLAPERLIDINRLPFKDIILQNNSLHIGAMALNSEVAAHELVKTHHPLLSQALLAGASQQLRNMATIGGNMMQRTRCSYFYDTSMPCNKRTPGSGCGAIGGINRMHAIFGASDQCIAVHPSDMCIALVALDATVLVTGPKGNRRIPFGDFHRLPGDTPDKDNNLAKNELITGIEIPASPFTKNVYYLKVRDRASYAFALVSVAAALDISNNTIRAARLAMGGVAHKPWRLQEAEKTLIGKAPTAENFRIAATVATQSARPYKHNAFKVPLAQNSIVTALQKAAAI; from the coding sequence ATGAACCAGTTCTCCTACGTACGCGCTACCACTGCTAAAGCAGCCATCGATGCTATCAGCAAAGACAAAAATGCCCGTTTTATCGCCGGTGGCACTAACCTGCTCGACCTGATGAAAAGCGGCGTGCTGGCACCGGAAAGACTGATAGATATCAACAGGCTTCCGTTCAAAGACATCATCCTGCAAAACAATAGCCTGCATATAGGCGCCATGGCACTCAACAGTGAGGTGGCCGCCCACGAGCTCGTGAAAACACATCACCCGCTGTTATCGCAGGCCCTGCTGGCCGGCGCTTCACAGCAGCTGCGCAATATGGCCACCATTGGTGGTAATATGATGCAGCGTACCCGTTGCAGTTATTTTTATGATACTTCCATGCCCTGCAACAAAAGAACGCCCGGCAGTGGTTGTGGTGCAATTGGTGGTATCAACCGTATGCATGCCATTTTTGGTGCCAGCGATCAATGTATCGCTGTACATCCCAGCGATATGTGTATCGCGCTGGTAGCCCTCGATGCAACGGTACTGGTAACCGGTCCTAAAGGCAACCGCCGTATACCTTTCGGCGACTTCCACCGCCTGCCGGGAGATACACCCGACAAAGACAACAACCTCGCTAAAAATGAGCTGATCACGGGTATAGAGATACCTGCCAGTCCCTTCACTAAAAATGTATATTACCTGAAAGTACGCGACCGCGCCTCCTATGCTTTTGCATTGGTGTCTGTGGCCGCAGCACTGGATATCAGCAATAATACCATCCGTGCTGCCCGGCTGGCCATGGGCGGTGTAGCCCACAAACCCTGGCGTTTGCAGGAAGCAGAGAAAACACTCATCGGAAAAGCACCGACAGCGGAAAATTTCCGTATAGCCGCTACCGTTGCTACCCAGTCTGCCCGACCGTATAAACATAACGCATTCAAAGTGCCGCTGGCACAAAACAGTATCGTCACCGCCTTACAAAAAGCAGCTGCCATATGA
- a CDS encoding (2Fe-2S)-binding protein — protein MSQAPKEQPSCPGKQESRREFLKQSSALMALALTPPLVVKAGENDEAIAGAFEKIPVNLDINGKAYHLSVEPRVTLLDLLREQLALTGTKKGCDHGQCGACTVHINGQRINSCLTLAVMQEGKKITTIEGLAQGDTLHPMQEAFIKHDGFQCGYCTPGQIMSAVACIREGHAGSPEEIREFMSGNICRCGAYDNIVDAVMEVKKGGYTV, from the coding sequence ATGTCACAAGCACCTAAAGAACAACCCTCTTGTCCGGGTAAACAGGAATCCCGGCGTGAATTTCTGAAACAGTCCTCCGCCCTTATGGCGCTGGCACTCACGCCTCCGCTGGTAGTAAAGGCAGGGGAAAACGATGAAGCCATCGCCGGCGCCTTCGAAAAGATACCAGTCAACCTGGATATCAATGGCAAAGCTTACCATCTCTCCGTAGAACCCAGGGTCACCCTGCTCGATCTACTGCGGGAACAGCTGGCCCTTACCGGTACCAAAAAAGGCTGTGACCACGGACAATGCGGCGCCTGTACAGTACATATCAACGGGCAGCGGATCAATTCCTGCCTGACGCTTGCTGTGATGCAGGAAGGGAAAAAGATCACCACTATTGAAGGACTGGCACAGGGAGACACCCTGCATCCCATGCAGGAAGCATTCATCAAACATGATGGCTTCCAGTGTGGTTACTGTACACCTGGCCAGATCATGTCGGCCGTGGCCTGCATCCGCGAAGGACATGCCGGTTCACCCGAGGAAATCAGGGAATTCATGAGTGGTAATATCTGCCGCTGCGGCGCTTATGATAATATCGTGGACGCTGTTATGGAAGTAAAAAAAGGAGGGTATACCGTATGA
- a CDS encoding RagB/SusD family nutrient uptake outer membrane protein, with amino-acid sequence MKRNLLHILIAAALLQTACQKDLLEKGPLDAYTNESLWTSQAAATAALSGCYKDWETSFNIFYMDAVSDNSYSQWPWDNYQHLGNGTSSPADPQTVNKWDYTTIQRCNSFLENVDKVPMDEALKTRFKAEARFLRAYKYFNMSQLYGDVPLVIKTLTVQEANSVSRTPRADVRKFVADELTAVAQILPEKYEGSDVGRITKGAALSLKARMELYDKNYAACIDDCKKVMALGYSLYPSYTDLFRQAFKNNQEVILDVQYKANEKDNNNGDVGIMPSSSFGGWASLSPTQSLVDAYEMTNGKTIDDPASGYNDSNPFSNRDPRLAASIVYPGLKYENKFYDPISPKAADFYSEGNNSPTGYIEKKFTAFLSDYPDMWNTGLNIIVIRYAEILLTYAEAQIESGVIDNTVYAAIDAVRARAGMPLVDRTVYSDVTSLRNLIRRERRAELALEGLRWFDIQRWQIGTTVRSGTVYGTRLGTVDAVTGATVFTGDHVVADQRTFNPLRDYLWPVPQKERDINKNLAQNPGY; translated from the coding sequence ATGAAAAGAAACCTCCTCCACATATTAATCGCTGCTGCATTGCTGCAGACAGCCTGCCAGAAAGACTTACTGGAAAAAGGCCCGCTGGATGCCTACACTAATGAATCACTATGGACCAGTCAGGCCGCAGCCACCGCGGCACTCAGCGGCTGTTACAAAGACTGGGAAACCAGTTTCAACATTTTTTATATGGATGCTGTAAGCGACAATTCCTACAGCCAGTGGCCATGGGACAACTACCAGCACCTCGGTAATGGTACCTCCTCCCCTGCGGATCCGCAGACCGTGAACAAATGGGATTATACCACCATCCAGCGATGCAACAGTTTTCTGGAGAATGTGGATAAAGTGCCGATGGATGAAGCACTGAAAACACGTTTTAAGGCAGAAGCACGTTTCCTGCGGGCATACAAATATTTCAACATGTCGCAGTTGTACGGTGATGTGCCCCTGGTAATCAAAACACTCACAGTGCAGGAAGCCAACAGCGTAAGTAGGACGCCCAGAGCAGATGTGCGTAAGTTTGTAGCAGATGAGCTGACCGCTGTTGCTCAGATACTGCCCGAAAAATACGAAGGCAGTGATGTAGGTCGTATCACCAAAGGCGCAGCCCTCTCGCTCAAAGCCAGAATGGAACTGTATGATAAAAATTATGCTGCCTGCATCGATGATTGTAAAAAGGTAATGGCTTTAGGTTACAGCCTGTATCCCAGCTACACCGACCTTTTCCGGCAGGCCTTTAAAAACAATCAGGAAGTAATCCTGGATGTACAGTACAAAGCCAATGAAAAAGACAACAATAACGGTGATGTAGGGATCATGCCTTCTTCTTCCTTTGGTGGCTGGGCTTCACTCAGCCCTACCCAATCATTGGTAGACGCCTATGAGATGACCAATGGCAAAACCATTGACGACCCAGCTTCCGGTTACAATGACAGCAATCCTTTCAGCAACAGAGACCCACGGCTGGCCGCCAGTATCGTGTACCCGGGACTGAAATATGAAAATAAATTCTATGATCCGATTTCTCCTAAAGCTGCTGACTTTTACAGCGAAGGCAACAACTCTCCTACCGGCTATATCGAGAAAAAATTCACCGCTTTCCTGTCTGACTATCCGGATATGTGGAACACTGGTCTTAATATCATCGTGATCCGCTATGCCGAAATCCTGCTCACCTATGCAGAAGCACAGATTGAATCCGGTGTAATCGATAATACTGTATATGCAGCCATCGATGCAGTAAGGGCCCGCGCTGGTATGCCGCTGGTAGACAGAACTGTGTATAGCGATGTTACTTCCCTGCGTAACCTGATAAGGCGCGAACGCAGAGCAGAGCTCGCACTGGAAGGTCTCCGCTGGTTTGATATCCAGCGCTGGCAGATAGGCACTACCGTAAGGTCCGGTACTGTTTATGGTACCCGCCTGGGCACAGTAGATGCCGTTACAGGTGCCACTGTCTTCACCGGCGACCACGTAGTGGCCGACCAGCGTACCTTTAATCCGCTGCGCGATTACCTGTGGCCTGTACCACAGAAAGAAAGAGATATCAATAAAAACCTGGCGCAAAACCCGGGATACTAG